In the genome of Streptomyces sp. Tu 3180, the window GAGCAGCCACTTCACCCGCCACAGCCGGCGGGACGGTGGCGGGTCGAGGACGGCGGTCGGTCGCGCGGGGTGGACCGGCGGTGTCACGGCGGGAGGCATCGCCGGGGGCAGGGTCTTCGTGCTCATGGGACCGGTCCCTTCGGATCCGGTGACGATCACGGGGCGGAGCACGGGGGTCGTCGTACTGCGTGTCCTGCTTCCGGTGTCCGCCGGACGGTCCGCGAGGCCCAGGGCCGAACGGTGCACGGAGCCGGTCCGGGGGCCCGGCCGGGCGCGCCGCGGCAGGGCCGGAGGTTTCCGGCGGGGGCCGGTTCGCCCCTGCTGTCCCCGAGCACCGGGTGAGACCGTGAAAGAGGTACCGGCCACTGCACGACGCAGTCCGAGAGAAGGCGGTGGGGATCATGGTGCTTCCCCTGGTCGTCGGTGTCGACGGGTCGGAGGGCAGTCTTCTGGCCGTGGACTGGGCGGTGGACGAGGCCGCCCGTCACGGTCTCCCGCTGCGGCTGGTCCACGCCTCCCGGGGGGAGCGCCACGAGGGAGCGCTGCCGAGGACGAGCCGGGAGCGTTCCGCGGAGCAGGTGACGGCGCGTCATCTCGTCGTCTCCGCCGAGGAACGTGTCCGCAGGCGCAACCCCGGTCTCGAGGTCTCGGCCGAGATCCTGCCCGAAGAGGCGGCGTCCGCCCTCCTGCGCGAGGGGAACGACGCCTTCGCCCTGGTGACCGGTTCACGCGGCCGCGGAGAACTGAGGGGAGTGCTGCTCGGCTCGGTCGGTCCGGCCGTCGCGGCCCGCGCGTCCTGCCCGGTCGTCGTGGTCCGGGGCGACAAGGCCGGCCTCGCCGGAACCCACGAGCGGATCCTGCTCGGTGCCGGCGACCCCGGCACGAGCGGTGAGACCGTCCGGTTCGCCTTCCGGGAGGCCGAGGCGCGCGGGTGCGAGCTGCACGTCGTCCGCGCCTGGCGCTGCCCCGCGTACGAGAACGCCGACCACTCGGCACCGGCCGCGGATCCGGCGCACCGGCACGAGGAACAGGCCTTGGCCCTGGTCGACGCGCTCGTCGCCGAGGCGTCGGCCGATCACCCTGCCGTGCGGGTACACCGGGCGGCGGCCGAGGGACCGGCCCACAAGGTGCTCGTCCACCGCTCGGCCGCCGCCGACCTCGTGGTCGTCGGCGCACGGCGCAGGTCCGGGCACTTCGGCCTCCGGCTCGGCCGGGTGAGCCACACCCTGCTGCACCACGCGGCCTGCCCGGTGGCGGTCGTGCCGCAGCGGGCCTGACCGCGGGGGGGCACGGAGGCTTCACGGGCATGCTGCTGGGCTCGGTGAGCCAGGGAAGTACCGCACCACGCCCGCTGCCCCGTCGTCACCGTTCCGGTGTGAGGCGACGAACGGCCCCGGGCCCGTCGCCGGGCAGTCCTGTTCGCGGGCACCGGGCGAGAGAGCGCCCTGGGTCGCGGGCGGCGGACGAGCTGCTGCGGGTGGCGGGCCTGCGCGGCAACGCCCGGCTGGTTCCGCGTCCCGGGCCGCCCGGCCCCGCGCGCGGGGCGGAGTCGTCCGTTCGGAGCCACGTCGTGCCGGCCCCCCGATGAGGTCGGACGACGTCTGCGCCACCGTCCGCCCTCGTCGCGCGGTCCGGCCGGCTGGTTTTCCACGTTCGCGGGAATGGGGATGCGTCCGCCCCCGGGGACCCCGTAGGGTGGATCTCCATGACGAACGGAATCTGATTCTGTGACGCGGCGCGCTCGGAGCGCCGCCCGTAGCGGCCCCGGCCCCCGAGCCTCCCGCGAGGCTCTCGCCGCCGTGTGGTGCCGCCCGTCCGGTGTGCCCGGATGTCCGTTCCGGTGTCGTCGAGTCTTCCTTCGCTCCCCCCCACCCCTGGCCCGGCAGCTGTCGTGGCGAGTCCCGGTGGCGGCCACGGGTGCGGAGCGTTCCCGAGCCGTCCCCCGGAGCGGAACCCACCGCGGTTCCCGCGCCCACCGGCCCTTGCCCCCCCACCGGCTTCAGTACCGCCCGTGCAACGGAAGGACGTATATGACGCGCCCCGACCACTTCACCCCCCGCCATCAGCGTGCCGATGCCCTCATGGACGACCGGTTCGCCGCGGCCGGGGCCGACGACCTGGACGGCGAGCAGTACGAACGGGAGGAACGGGCCGCGCTGCGCCGCGTGGCCGGCCTGTCCACCGAACTCAGCGACGTGAACACGGTCGAGTACCGGCAACTGCGCCTGGAGCGGGTCGTCCTCGTCGGGATCTGGACCTCCGGCACGGCCGAGGACGCCGAGCGCTCCCTCGCCGAACTCGCCGCCCTGGCCGAGACGGCCGGCGCCCTGGTGCTGGACGGGGTCGTCCAGCGCCGCAGCA includes:
- a CDS encoding universal stress protein; this encodes MVLPLVVGVDGSEGSLLAVDWAVDEAARHGLPLRLVHASRGERHEGALPRTSRERSAEQVTARHLVVSAEERVRRRNPGLEVSAEILPEEAASALLREGNDAFALVTGSRGRGELRGVLLGSVGPAVAARASCPVVVVRGDKAGLAGTHERILLGAGDPGTSGETVRFAFREAEARGCELHVVRAWRCPAYENADHSAPAADPAHRHEEQALALVDALVAEASADHPAVRVHRAAAEGPAHKVLVHRSAAADLVVVGARRRSGHFGLRLGRVSHTLLHHAACPVAVVPQRA